In a genomic window of Methanocalculus alkaliphilus:
- a CDS encoding sodium:solute symporter family protein → MAVDPLITGLVVVAYLAMIIGLGIYGYRKTKIAEDYMVAGRNSHPLVIALSYGATFISTAAIVGFGGVAANLGMGLIWLTVLNIGIGVLLAFVVFGKRVRRIGKKLGAFTFPDLMGKCYNSPFLQYVSGIIILLSMPIYSAAILIGGARFIEVTLGIQYTTALLGFALLVGLYVVFGGLIAVMYTDAVQGAIMAVGMGLLLVLTYIKLGGVTVAHSALTGMSELVPAALTAQGHMGWTAMPAFGSPIWLTLVTTMVLGVGIGVLAQPQLIVRFMTARDDRSMNRATLIGGPFILLMTGVAFTVGALTNVYFYQRSGEIALTAAGGNIDSIIPLYITSAMPDLFVIIFMLTLLSAAMSTLSSLFHTMGTALACDVWGRGRACALSLRANKRGILIMMVISIIVALLLPGSIIARATVIFMGLCASAFLPAFVNGISSQSPCLIGAKASMLSGAIIWAIWTAFVHAAESGAIGLSQLIFGAPSVLGLPYSAINPLVVALPVSLIVMVVFQIRHNRNLKAE, encoded by the coding sequence TTGGCAGTTGATCCCCTGATCACAGGGCTTGTGGTCGTCGCATACCTGGCGATGATCATCGGTCTTGGGATCTATGGATACCGCAAGACGAAGATTGCCGAAGATTACATGGTCGCAGGGAGGAACAGCCACCCCCTCGTTATAGCCCTCTCATATGGGGCGACCTTCATCTCAACCGCTGCCATCGTCGGGTTCGGCGGTGTTGCAGCAAATCTTGGGATGGGGCTCATCTGGCTGACCGTCTTAAATATCGGTATCGGCGTTCTCCTTGCCTTCGTCGTCTTCGGAAAACGGGTCCGGAGGATCGGCAAGAAGCTTGGTGCGTTCACCTTCCCCGACCTGATGGGGAAATGCTACAACTCGCCCTTCCTCCAGTATGTCAGTGGTATCATCATTCTCCTCTCGATGCCGATCTATTCTGCCGCAATCCTTATCGGCGGCGCCCGCTTCATTGAAGTGACCCTCGGCATCCAGTATACGACGGCACTCCTTGGATTTGCCCTTCTTGTTGGCTTGTATGTCGTCTTCGGCGGTCTCATTGCCGTCATGTATACTGACGCTGTACAGGGCGCCATTATGGCGGTCGGTATGGGACTTCTGCTGGTGCTGACCTATATCAAACTCGGTGGAGTGACGGTGGCGCATTCCGCACTCACGGGAATGTCAGAACTCGTCCCGGCGGCACTCACGGCACAGGGGCATATGGGATGGACAGCGATGCCCGCATTCGGATCACCGATCTGGCTGACACTTGTGACGACGATGGTACTTGGTGTCGGTATCGGTGTCCTTGCACAGCCACAGCTCATCGTCCGGTTCATGACGGCACGTGACGACCGGTCGATGAACCGGGCAACACTCATCGGCGGTCCGTTCATTCTCCTGATGACCGGGGTAGCGTTCACCGTCGGTGCGCTGACCAATGTTTACTTCTACCAGAGGAGTGGAGAGATTGCCCTCACCGCAGCTGGCGGAAACATCGACTCCATCATCCCGCTCTACATCACCAGCGCGATGCCGGATCTCTTCGTCATCATCTTCATGCTCACTCTCCTCTCTGCGGCGATGTCAACGCTCAGCTCACTCTTCCATACGATGGGAACGGCACTCGCCTGCGATGTCTGGGGTCGCGGCCGGGCATGTGCCCTCTCCCTCAGGGCAAATAAGCGCGGTATCCTGATCATGATGGTCATCTCCATCATCGTTGCCCTCCTCCTTCCGGGGAGCATCATCGCAAGGGCGACCGTCATCTTCATGGGTCTCTGCGCCTCTGCGTTCCTTCCGGCGTTTGTCAATGGGATCAGCTCACAATCCCCCTGCCTTATTGGTGCAAAGGCATCCATGCTCTCAGGCGCAATCATATGGGCGATATGGACCGCATTTGTTCACGCAGCTGAATCGGGTGCGATCGGACTTTCTCAGCTGATATTCGGCGCTCCGTCGGTCCTGGGTCTGCCATACAGTGCGATCAATCCGCTCGTCGTCGCACTTCCGGTATCGCTCATTGTGATGGTCGTCTTTCAGATCCGGCATAACCGGAATCTGAAAGCAGAATAA
- the msrB gene encoding peptide-methionine (R)-S-oxide reductase MsrB: protein MPPIPIYSVADGRYHDRLTIRRSEQEWRELLPSEVFFVARRKGTEPAFTGKYHACKNPGVYVCACCDTDLFLSDDKFDSGTGWPSFTRPVSEKNIRIEEDSSYGMIRDEVLCAVCDAHLGHRFDDGPPPTGMRYCMNSAALRLRSKTDGFIT from the coding sequence ATGCCCCCGATACCGATCTATTCTGTTGCCGATGGCAGATACCATGATCGCCTGACCATCAGGAGAAGTGAGCAGGAATGGAGAGAGCTCCTTCCCTCCGAGGTATTCTTTGTTGCACGCAGGAAGGGAACGGAGCCTGCCTTTACAGGGAAGTACCATGCCTGTAAGAATCCCGGTGTGTATGTCTGCGCATGCTGCGACACCGATCTCTTCCTTTCAGATGACAAATTTGACTCAGGCACCGGATGGCCCAGCTTCACAAGGCCGGTATCTGAGAAGAATATCAGGATTGAAGAAGACAGCAGCTATGGCATGATCCGTGATGAGGTCCTCTGCGCCGTCTGTGATGCGCATCTTGGCCATCGTTTCGATGACGGGCCCCCACCAACAGGCATGCGATATTGTATGAACTCTGCTGCTCTCCGGCTGCGATCGAAAACTGATGGTTTTATTACCTAA
- a CDS encoding symporter small accessory protein: MFGIPDPYIWVAYLLIIALAGACILYGLVNWNSGEGDLGS; encoded by the coding sequence ATGTTTGGTATTCCTGATCCCTATATCTGGGTGGCATATCTGCTCATAATTGCGCTTGCAGGCGCATGTATACTGTATGGTCTGGTAAACTGGAATTCTGGAGAGGGTGATCTTGGCAGTTGA
- a CDS encoding 23S rRNA (pseudouridine(1915)-N(3))-methyltransferase RlmH — protein sequence MHIRIIAIGKLKDPWMKEGTGDLLSRLRPYTRLTITEISEEKCSSEGEKRRAIEREGALLLTASKNPALLIALDPAGRKMPSEAFADLIREREIAGTGDLVFLIGGPDGLSDEVRERSDLLLSLSEMTFPHTFARLLLLEQIYRAFRIIRGEPYHR from the coding sequence ATGCATATCCGTATCATCGCCATCGGGAAGCTGAAGGACCCCTGGATGAAGGAAGGAACCGGGGATCTCCTCTCCCGGCTCCGTCCGTATACCCGGCTCACCATCACGGAAATCTCCGAGGAGAAGTGCTCCTCGGAGGGGGAGAAACGGCGGGCAATAGAGCGTGAGGGGGCCTTGCTCCTTACAGCATCGAAGAATCCGGCCCTCCTCATCGCCCTTGATCCCGCAGGAAGAAAAATGCCGAGCGAGGCATTTGCTGATCTGATCAGGGAGAGGGAGATTGCGGGTACCGGTGATCTCGTCTTTCTCATCGGCGGGCCGGATGGCCTCTCTGATGAGGTGAGAGAGCGCTCAGATCTCCTCCTCTCCCTTTCAGAGATGACGTTTCCCCATACTTTTGCCCGCCTTCTTCTTCTTGAACAGATATACAGGGCATTCCGGATCATCCGTGGCGAGCCGTACCACAGGTAA